In Thermus islandicus DSM 21543, one genomic interval encodes:
- the trpS gene encoding tryptophan--tRNA ligase: MKRVLSGIQPSGEIHIGNYLGAIKQWVEIGEKLGRDALFCIVDYHALTNPLAYEPETLAKRTFEAALVNIAAGLDPEKVTLFVQSHVPEHTELAWVFTTLTPLGDLTRMTQFKDKASKQETVWSGLLLYPVLQAADILVYKADTVPVGEDQVQHIELTREIARRFNHLFGETFPEPEALLNPKAPRVPGIDGRAKMSKSLGNTIGLLEPEESIWRKIQHLPDDPQRIRLSDPGDPERSLVFTYLAYFAPEPLVEALKEEYRRAGVGTLTVKRILFDHLMRALGPIRERAEALKRDPDYVMDALLEGARRARALAQATMEEVREKVGLLLPRKRPAFASR; encoded by the coding sequence ATGAAGCGGGTCCTTTCCGGCATCCAGCCCTCCGGGGAGATCCACATCGGCAACTACCTGGGGGCCATCAAGCAATGGGTAGAGATCGGGGAAAAGCTGGGCCGGGACGCCCTCTTTTGCATCGTGGACTACCACGCCCTCACCAACCCCCTGGCCTACGAGCCCGAGACCCTGGCAAAGCGGACCTTTGAGGCGGCCCTGGTGAACATCGCCGCGGGGCTTGACCCGGAGAAGGTCACCCTCTTCGTCCAGTCCCACGTCCCCGAGCACACCGAGCTCGCCTGGGTCTTCACCACCCTGACCCCCCTGGGGGACCTCACCCGCATGACCCAGTTCAAGGACAAGGCCAGCAAGCAGGAGACCGTCTGGTCCGGCCTCCTCCTCTACCCGGTGCTCCAGGCCGCGGACATCCTGGTCTACAAGGCGGACACCGTGCCCGTGGGCGAGGACCAGGTGCAGCACATTGAGCTCACCCGGGAGATCGCCCGCCGCTTCAACCACCTCTTCGGGGAGACCTTCCCCGAGCCCGAGGCCCTCCTGAACCCCAAGGCCCCCAGGGTGCCGGGGATTGACGGCCGGGCCAAGATGAGCAAGTCCTTAGGGAACACCATTGGCCTCCTGGAGCCGGAGGAGAGCATCTGGAGGAAGATCCAGCACCTCCCGGACGATCCCCAGAGGATCCGCCTCTCCGACCCCGGGGACCCGGAGCGGAGCCTGGTCTTCACCTACCTGGCCTACTTCGCCCCCGAGCCCCTGGTGGAGGCCCTCAAGGAGGAGTACCGCCGGGCCGGGGTGGGCACCCTTACCGTGAAGCGCATCCTCTTTGACCACCTTATGCGGGCCCTTGGGCCCATCCGGGAGCGGGCCGAGGCCCTGAAGCGGGACCCGGACTACGTGATGGACGCCCTCCTCGAGGGCGCCCGGAGGGCCCGCGCCCTCGCCCAGGCCACCATGGAGGAGGTGCGGGAGAAGGTGGGCCTCCTCCTACCCAGGAAGCGCCCGGCCTTCGCCTCCCGGTGA